Sequence from the Clostridia bacterium genome:
GCCGAGGGCGCTGCCGCGGCTGCACTCGCTGCCGCGACCGCACCCGCGGGTGCAGCGGCGCCGCCCGGCACGGCGCCTGCGGCCGCCGTGCCGTTGCCCGTGGCGCCGGCTGACGCCGGAGCCGCCGCGCCCTGAGCGCCCGCCGCCGCATTCGCCGCCGCTCCATCGTTCGCGGCCGCGCCCTGGCCCGCCGCCTCGTCGACGGTGATCAGCGGGGTGCCCTCCCGCACCTCGTCCCCCTCGCGCACGTGGATCTCCCGTACCACGCCGCTCACCGTGGCCGGAACCTCGACGACCGCCTTCTCCGTCTCCACCTCGACGATGCCCTGATCGACCTCGACGCGGTCGCCGACCGAGACGAGGAGCTTGACCACCGTTCCGGTCTTGCCGCCCTCCGCGAGGCTGGGCAGCTTCAATTGCGTCGCCATGTGCCTAGCGTCCACTCCCCTGCGCCGTCATTTGCCTGCGCAGCGCCCGATTCTCGAAGCGCTCAACTCTTGATCGGATCGGCCTTTTCGGGGTCGATGCCGAGCTCGTCCATCGCCTTGCGCACCGCCCCCGCGTCCAGCCGCCCCTCGCGGGCGAGGCTGCTCAGCACCGCGTGCGTGATCCAGCGCGCGTCCACCTCGAAGAACGCCCGCAGCGCCGCGCGCGACTCGCTTCGGCCGAACCCGTCCGTGCCCAGCGCCACGAGCGGCCGCGGCAGCCACCGGCCGATGGAGTCCGGGAGCGCCTTCACGTAGTCCGAGGCGGCCACGATCGGCCCCTCCGTGTCCTCAAGCAACTGCCGCACGTACGGCACCTTCGGCTTCGCCTCGGGATGCAGGAGGTTCCAGCGCTCCGTCTCGATGGCGTCGCGGTACAGCTCCTTGTAGCTCGTGACGCTCCAGACGTCCGCGGCCACGCCGTACTTCTCAAGCATCTCCTGCGCCTTGAGGACCTCGTTCATGATCGAGCCGCTGCCGAGGAGCTGCGCGCGGTGCGCCGGCTTCTTGAGGCCGGACTTCCGGAAGAGGTACATGCCCCGGACGATGCCCTCTTCGACGTTCTTGCCCTTGGGCATCGGCTGCTGGACGTAGTTCTCGTTCCCCACGGTGAAGTAGTAGAAGACGTCCTCGCCCTCGACGAACATGCGCCGCAGCCCGTCCTTGACGATGGCCGCGATCTCAAACGCGAACGCGGGGTCGTACGCCTTCAGGTTCGGGATCGGATAGGCCAGAAGGTGGCTGTGCCCGTCCTGGTGCTGCAGGCCTTCGCCGGCCAACTGCGTGCGGCCGGCCAGCCCGCCGACGAGGAAGCCCTTCGTCCGCAGCTCGGCCGCGGCCCACGCGAGGTCGCCGAAGCGCTGGAGCCCGAACATCGAGTAGAACCAGAAGAACGGCACCACCGTGACGCCGTTGGTGTAGCCCGACGTGCCCGCCGCGATGAACGACGCCATCGCGCCGTCCTCCGTGATGCCCTCCTCCAGCATCTGGCCGTTCTCGGTCTCCTTGTACGGGAGGAGCGTGTTCGAGTCGACGGGGTCGTACAGCTGGCCGACCGGCGAGTAGATGCCGATCTGCCGGAAGAGGCTCTCCATGCCGAACGTGCGCGCCTCGTCGGGGACGATGGGCACGATCCGCGCGCCGATGTTCTTGTCGCGCAGGAGGTTCGTGAGGAGGCGCACCGCCGCCATCGTGGTGCTGACCTTGCGGTCGCTGCCTTCCTTGAACTCCTCGAACGCCGCGTCGTCCGGCGGCGGGAGAAGCTCGATGGACTCGCGCCGCTGCGGCAGGCTGCCGCCCAGTTCCCGGCGGCGCTCCCGCGCGTAGGTGACCTCACGGCTGTCGTCCGCGGGACGATAGAAGGCGACGGCGCGCACCTGGTCGTCGGTCAGCGGCAGGCCGAGGCGGTCGCGGAACGCGAGAAGCTCGTCGTCGTCCATCTTCTTGCGATCGTGGGCGACGTTGCGCGCCTCGTCCTTCTCCCCCAAGAGGAAGCCCTTCACCGTCTGGGTGAGGATGGCGACCGGCGATCCGGTGTGTTCCACCGCCGCCTTGTACGCGGCGTAGACCTTGACCGGGTCGTGGCCGCCGCGCCGCATCTGCTTGAGCTGGACGTCGGAGAGATGGGCGACGAGTTCCTGCAGCTCCGGCGTGTTGAACAGGCGCTCGCGCATGTACGCGCCGCTTTCGACGGCGTACTTCTGCAACTCGCCGTCGAGGACGGCGTCCAGCCGCCGGACGAGCCGCCCTTCGCGATCGCGCTCAAAGAGGGGATCCCAGTCGCTGGACCAGAGCACCTTGATGACGTGCCAGCCGGCGCCGCGGAAGAGCGCCTCAAGCTCCTGGACGACCTTGCTGTTCCCGCGCACCGGCCCGTCCAGCCGCTGCAGGTTGCAGTTGACGACGAAGATCAGGTTGTCGAGCTGCTCCCTTGCCGCCAGGCGCAGCGCGCCGGTGGCTTCGGGCTCGTCCATTTCCCCGTCGCCGAGGAACGCCCACACCTTCGCGTCCGTTCGGGGCTTGAAGCCGCGACGCTCAAGGTAGCGGTCGAAGCGCGCCTGGTAGATCGCCATGAGCGGCCCCAGGCCCATCGACACCGTGGGGAACTGCCAAAAGCCGGGCATCAGCCACGGGTGCGGGTAGGAGGAGAGGCCGCCGCCCTCGGCGAGCTCGCGGCGGAAGTTCTCCAATTGCGTCTCCGTGATGCGGCCTTCCAAGAAGGCGCGCGCGTAAATGCCGGGCGACGCGTGGCCCTGGAAGAAGACCTTGTCCCCGCCGCTGGGATGGTCGGGCCCGCGGAAGAAGTGGTTGAAACCGACCTCGTACAGCGTGGCGGCGGACGCATACGTGGAGAGATGGCCGCCGATGCCGTCCTCGCGCCGGTTCGCGCGGACGACCATCGCCGCCGCGTTCCAGCGCACGATGTTCTCGATGCGCCGCTCGACCTCCAGGTCACCCGGGTACGCCGGCTGCTGGTCGACCGGAATCGTGTTGAGGTACGGCGTGGTCAGCGGGACGGGAGTGTCGATGCCGGCCTGCTGCGCCCGCGCGCGCAGCGCGGCGAGGAGTTCTCGGACGCGCTCGGGGCCTTCGTTCTGGATGACGAAGTCCAGCGACTCCAGCCACTCGCGGGTCTCGATCTCGCGGATCAGCTCGTCCAGGGAGGTGTTGGCCATGATCCCCAATCCTTTGCCTCGAATCTTTGGAAAATCGATCCCCTTTCACTATACCCTTCACGATGCTCTTCCTGTAGGGGCCGCGGACGGGCGCCCGTGACGGCCGCCGGCGCGCGCCGGTGCGAACGCGGCGAAGAGGCGGATCCGGGCCGGCGGCGCGAACCGCGCACGAAAAAAGCGCCCCGGAACGGGGCGCTTGGGCAATGGGCTCGCAGGGAGTCGAACCCTGAACCTACCGGTTAAGAGCCGGTTGCTCTGCCAATTGAGCTACGAGCCCAGAGCCATTTTCCACAACGAGACGCGCGTCGTCAACGGCAAATGCAGGCTCCCGCCGCAATGGCTTGCGCCATTGCGACCGCGCGCGTACGCTCGGCCGGGGGGCGACGATCATGGAAGACAAGGCGTCATCTCGCGGCGAGATGGACGCGGCCGCGTTCCGCATCGACGGCCTCGACCACGTGCAGATCGCCGCGCCGCCGCAGTGCGAGGACGCCGCGCGCGCGTTCTACGGGCGCCTTCTCGGCATGGAGGAGATCGAGAAGCCGGCGTCGCTCAAGGCGCGCGGCGGCGTCTGGTTCCGCTGCGGGTCGCAGCAGTTGCACATCGGCGTGCAACCCGATTTCATCCCGGCGCGCAAGGCGCACCCCGCGTTTCGCGTGCGCGGGCTCGACGCGCTGCGCCAGCGGCTGCAGGCGGAAGGCCGCCTGGTCCAGGACGACGACGCCCTGCCCGGCGTGCGGCGGTTCTACGTCGACGATCCGTTCGGCAACCGCCTGGAGTTCATGGAGTTTTAGGGCGAGCCGGAAACGCCA
This genomic interval carries:
- a CDS encoding biotin/lipoyl-binding protein, encoding MATQLKLPSLAEGGKTGTVVKLLVSVGDRVEVDQGIVEVETEKAVVEVPATVSGVVREIHVREGDEVREGTPLITVDEAAGQGAAANDGAAANAAAGAQGAAAPASAGATGNGTAAAGAVPGGAAAPAGAVAAASAAAAAPSA
- the aceE gene encoding pyruvate dehydrogenase (acetyl-transferring), homodimeric type, producing MANTSLDELIREIETREWLESLDFVIQNEGPERVRELLAALRARAQQAGIDTPVPLTTPYLNTIPVDQQPAYPGDLEVERRIENIVRWNAAAMVVRANRREDGIGGHLSTYASAATLYEVGFNHFFRGPDHPSGGDKVFFQGHASPGIYARAFLEGRITETQLENFRRELAEGGGLSSYPHPWLMPGFWQFPTVSMGLGPLMAIYQARFDRYLERRGFKPRTDAKVWAFLGDGEMDEPEATGALRLAAREQLDNLIFVVNCNLQRLDGPVRGNSKVVQELEALFRGAGWHVIKVLWSSDWDPLFERDREGRLVRRLDAVLDGELQKYAVESGAYMRERLFNTPELQELVAHLSDVQLKQMRRGGHDPVKVYAAYKAAVEHTGSPVAILTQTVKGFLLGEKDEARNVAHDRKKMDDDELLAFRDRLGLPLTDDQVRAVAFYRPADDSREVTYARERRRELGGSLPQRRESIELLPPPDDAAFEEFKEGSDRKVSTTMAAVRLLTNLLRDKNIGARIVPIVPDEARTFGMESLFRQIGIYSPVGQLYDPVDSNTLLPYKETENGQMLEEGITEDGAMASFIAAGTSGYTNGVTVVPFFWFYSMFGLQRFGDLAWAAAELRTKGFLVGGLAGRTQLAGEGLQHQDGHSHLLAYPIPNLKAYDPAFAFEIAAIVKDGLRRMFVEGEDVFYYFTVGNENYVQQPMPKGKNVEEGIVRGMYLFRKSGLKKPAHRAQLLGSGSIMNEVLKAQEMLEKYGVAADVWSVTSYKELYRDAIETERWNLLHPEAKPKVPYVRQLLEDTEGPIVAASDYVKALPDSIGRWLPRPLVALGTDGFGRSESRAALRAFFEVDARWITHAVLSSLAREGRLDAGAVRKAMDELGIDPEKADPIKS
- a CDS encoding VOC family protein, which translates into the protein MDAAAFRIDGLDHVQIAAPPQCEDAARAFYGRLLGMEEIEKPASLKARGGVWFRCGSQQLHIGVQPDFIPARKAHPAFRVRGLDALRQRLQAEGRLVQDDDALPGVRRFYVDDPFGNRLEFMEF